In the Pseudothauera hydrothermalis genome, one interval contains:
- a CDS encoding pseudouridine synthase: MPHRVIAPLCRRVRNILIAIDQLAWVLLTLGDGHPDETISAAAWRLESQGKLAGRLLRPLIDLLFLPIERDHCRKSHASELARTQLPPAYRTNHP, translated from the coding sequence ATGCCCCATCGCGTCATCGCCCCGCTGTGCCGCAGGGTGCGCAACATCCTCATCGCCATCGACCAGCTCGCCTGGGTTCTGCTGACCCTTGGCGACGGTCACCCCGACGAGACCATCAGCGCCGCCGCCTGGCGCCTGGAGAGCCAAGGCAAGCTCGCCGGCCGCCTCCTGCGCCCGCTGATCGACCTGCTATTTCTGCCGATCGAGCGCGACCACTGCCGCAAGAGCCACGCCTCAGAACTCGCCCGCACCCAACTCCCGCCAGCATACCGCACCAACCATCCCTGA
- a CDS encoding GPW/gp25 family protein yields MSSDTLIDILPRRAPNLAALSRWVGLDRAAGGRIAGLDHIRQSILDILTTYPGERIMRPEYGCRLRDLIDRPVNAQWLADLYYEVAVAVQRWEPRVIIQRVAAQTPRPGHVVLDLALRLKAAPQPQTLRVEVSI; encoded by the coding sequence ATGTCATCGGACACGCTCATCGACATCCTCCCGCGCCGCGCGCCCAACCTGGCCGCGCTCTCCCGCTGGGTCGGCCTCGACCGCGCCGCTGGCGGGCGCATCGCTGGGCTCGACCACATCCGCCAGTCCATCCTCGACATCCTCACCACCTACCCCGGCGAGCGCATCATGCGCCCCGAGTACGGCTGCCGCCTGCGCGACCTCATCGACCGTCCCGTCAACGCCCAGTGGCTGGCCGACCTCTACTACGAGGTCGCCGTGGCCGTCCAGCGCTGGGAGCCGCGCGTCATCATCCAGCGTGTCGCCGCCCAGACGCCCCGCCCCGGTCACGTCGTCCTCGACCTCGCGCTGCGGCTCAAAGCCGCGCCACAGCCGCAGACCCTAAGAGTCGAAGTTTCCATCTGA
- a CDS encoding phage late control D family protein: MRPVFYLMSMDGADLTGTLMERTTRLTVVDAEGLASDTLEVELDDRGQSVQLPAVGDRLRLLLGYLEQSPLPVIGDFVVDEVRLSGPPLAVAFTAKGADFVNTGIKAPLIDDGDDATLADLARRIAQRHGLDPRIHPDAEQIALGHIDQQTESDMALLTRLARARDWVLRLDAERLTLRPHASALPPGRTAADWQPPMHRIDARRITRYDYTTNARHRYGRVRAWHYDPDTGRRRPVEVGDGEYPDAPTLDLRHDARDAAAARAAAEARLRQLRRMSASLTLEMPGDTRLLAGHHILVAGLSEPVADQWVIQRAEHTLDAQGLKTRIECVPPSAPGRAGKDLTDSLIEEVD; this comes from the coding sequence ATGCGCCCGGTCTTCTATCTGATGAGCATGGACGGGGCCGACCTCACCGGCACGCTCATGGAGCGCACCACGCGCCTGACGGTGGTCGATGCCGAGGGGCTGGCCAGCGACACGCTGGAGGTCGAGCTCGACGACCGCGGACAGTCCGTGCAACTGCCCGCCGTGGGCGACCGGCTGCGCCTGCTGCTTGGCTACCTGGAGCAGTCGCCCCTGCCCGTCATCGGCGACTTCGTGGTGGACGAGGTGCGCCTGTCCGGCCCACCGCTGGCCGTCGCCTTCACCGCCAAGGGCGCGGATTTCGTCAACACCGGCATCAAGGCCCCGCTGATCGACGATGGCGACGATGCCACGCTCGCCGATCTTGCCCGCCGCATCGCCCAGCGGCACGGTCTCGACCCCCGCATCCACCCGGACGCCGAGCAGATCGCGCTCGGCCACATCGACCAGCAGACCGAATCCGACATGGCGCTGCTCACACGGCTTGCCCGCGCGCGCGACTGGGTGCTGCGGCTCGATGCCGAGCGCCTCACCCTGCGCCCGCACGCCAGCGCCCTGCCGCCTGGGCGCACGGCCGCCGACTGGCAGCCCCCCATGCACCGCATCGATGCGCGGCGCATCACACGCTACGACTACACCACCAATGCCCGGCACCGCTACGGCCGGGTGCGCGCCTGGCACTACGACCCCGACACCGGCCGGCGCCGCCCCGTGGAGGTCGGTGACGGAGAGTACCCGGACGCGCCCACCCTCGACCTGCGGCACGACGCCCGCGACGCCGCCGCCGCCCGCGCTGCCGCCGAAGCCCGGCTGCGCCAGCTGCGCCGCATGAGCGCCAGCCTCACGCTGGAGATGCCCGGCGACACGCGGCTGCTGGCCGGGCACCACATCCTGGTGGCGGGCCTGTCCGAGCCTGTGGCGGACCAGTGGGTCATCCAGCGCGCCGAACACACGCTGGACGCGCAAGGACTCAAGACCCGCATCGAGTGCGTGCCGCCGTCCGCGCCTGGGCGCGCTGGCAAAGACCTGACCGACAGCCTCATCGAGGAGGTGGACTGA
- a CDS encoding tail protein X, whose product MSAIYTTRAGERLDLICYRWYGTLAGTVERVLAANPGLAARDPARLPAGLPLVMPPLPQQRVPGQRVF is encoded by the coding sequence ATGAGCGCGATCTACACCACCCGCGCAGGCGAACGCCTTGATCTGATCTGCTATCGCTGGTACGGCACGCTCGCGGGCACCGTCGAGCGCGTGCTAGCCGCCAACCCTGGCCTGGCCGCGCGCGATCCGGCGCGCCTGCCCGCGGGTCTGCCGCTCGTCATGCCGCCGCTGCCGCAGCAGCGCGTGCCTGGCCAGAGGGTCTTCTGA
- a CDS encoding phage tail protein yields MDVLMTLGDGGITFRFAIDTAAYQALQRRTEWRWPAQDRLWSDPARQFTGRGTDEITLEGVILPAFRGGIEQITAMRAVADAALAQGSGARPLTLVTGYGEVLGRFVITGLEEEQPVIGERGAPLEQRFRLTLAAYGEDLT; encoded by the coding sequence ATGGACGTGCTCATGACGCTTGGCGACGGCGGCATCACCTTTCGCTTCGCCATCGACACTGCCGCCTATCAGGCACTACAGCGGAGGACCGAGTGGCGCTGGCCGGCGCAAGATCGGCTCTGGTCGGATCCTGCGCGCCAGTTCACCGGGCGCGGCACAGACGAGATCACCCTCGAGGGTGTGATCCTCCCCGCCTTCCGGGGCGGGATCGAGCAGATCACGGCCATGCGCGCCGTGGCCGACGCCGCGCTTGCGCAAGGCTCAGGCGCGCGCCCGCTCACGCTGGTCACCGGCTACGGCGAGGTGCTCGGCCGCTTCGTCATCACCGGCCTGGAGGAGGAGCAGCCCGTCATCGGCGAGCGCGGCGCGCCGCTGGAGCAGCGCTTCCGGCTCACCCTGGCCGCCTACGGCGAGGACCTGACATGA
- a CDS encoding phage tail tape measure protein, with product MSLAGMTVGVVISAIDRASAPIQQIQGATSRLGQALERISTKAALAGAALHGMALATSGLSARMQQVGMQAVHAFAAFDDARAVIASMPGVTKESLDRMQAAAFAFTRQNKATLTDYYNTAYNILSAGIPEALATYATEVAIKVGQATRGSADEAGEAVAILFNNMRDGSREASGEFARMGDIITATQQRFQLRNLSQLTEGLKYATPAAKTAKLAVADMAAAVGRLNSAGLQGSMAGTALANLLANRFKAAQEIGFKVAIKKGTGELDLARTLDNLKARIGDINRLTPEMEDKLRKGFGEEGFRAVMLLLAQTETLKDDLAAIRDSAGSFERASRIINDAAGAKWQQMVNRIQQTWIRLGEVLMPVKDAIAAVVLRVVDAIDGLIARFPKVTAAAVAGLAGLSAALAALGTALIAVGALGKLRGGKAAITGQPAGAGGLIGGAVDAVAGGVQKVWVVNMPGGGLVGGLPDIGGKGGGAAGKAGAAARTMGARLRSLVAGVAMQAGLAWQSIVSGAGAAARAIALVGRALLLNPIGLTLTAIAAAAYLIWRHWDAIGPRLAAVWQTVKDAFAAAWQWIGTLPARMQEAGRALLDGLIGGMRERWQALKDGVSGIASGIADAVRGVLGIRSPSRVFAEIGGHLMDGLEQGIVRAAGQPLAAMHGVASALAAPMAVGAVVASAQAMPAVAAPAPQVIAPAALAVPAPQPAGGNSPVMPAAPIQITVNLNGPASPEAAQDVAAAVRREVQRALAEAARRDALGRRAALIDGGLA from the coding sequence ATGAGTCTAGCAGGCATGACGGTCGGCGTGGTCATCTCGGCCATCGACCGCGCCAGCGCGCCGATCCAGCAGATACAGGGCGCGACCAGCCGGCTCGGCCAGGCGCTGGAGCGCATCTCGACCAAGGCGGCGCTCGCCGGCGCCGCCTTGCACGGCATGGCGCTGGCCACCTCCGGCCTGTCCGCGCGCATGCAGCAGGTCGGCATGCAGGCCGTGCACGCCTTCGCCGCCTTCGACGATGCGCGCGCGGTCATTGCCTCCATGCCGGGCGTGACCAAAGAGTCGCTCGACCGGATGCAGGCAGCGGCCTTCGCCTTCACGCGCCAAAACAAGGCCACGCTCACCGACTACTACAACACCGCCTACAACATCCTCTCGGCGGGTATCCCCGAGGCGCTGGCCACCTACGCCACCGAGGTGGCGATCAAGGTCGGTCAGGCCACGCGCGGCTCGGCCGACGAGGCCGGCGAGGCGGTGGCCATCCTGTTCAACAACATGCGCGACGGCAGCCGCGAGGCGAGCGGCGAGTTCGCCCGCATGGGCGACATCATCACCGCCACGCAGCAGCGCTTCCAGCTGCGCAACCTGTCGCAACTGACCGAGGGGCTCAAATACGCCACGCCGGCGGCCAAGACCGCCAAGCTCGCGGTGGCCGACATGGCCGCCGCCGTCGGCCGTCTCAACTCCGCCGGCCTGCAAGGCTCGATGGCCGGCACGGCGCTGGCCAACCTGCTGGCCAACCGCTTCAAGGCCGCGCAGGAGATCGGCTTCAAGGTGGCCATCAAGAAAGGCACCGGCGAGCTCGACCTGGCGCGCACGCTGGACAACCTCAAGGCCCGCATCGGCGACATCAATCGCCTCACTCCGGAGATGGAGGACAAGCTGCGAAAAGGCTTTGGCGAGGAAGGCTTCCGCGCCGTGATGCTGCTGCTGGCGCAAACCGAGACGCTCAAGGACGATCTGGCCGCCATCCGCGACAGCGCCGGGTCTTTCGAGCGGGCGAGTCGGATCATCAACGATGCCGCCGGTGCCAAGTGGCAGCAGATGGTCAACCGCATCCAGCAGACCTGGATCCGTCTGGGAGAGGTGCTCATGCCGGTCAAAGACGCCATCGCCGCCGTGGTGCTGCGCGTGGTGGACGCCATCGATGGCCTGATCGCGCGCTTTCCCAAGGTCACGGCCGCCGCCGTAGCCGGTCTGGCCGGCCTGTCTGCGGCGCTGGCCGCGCTGGGCACGGCCCTCATCGCCGTGGGTGCGCTGGGCAAGCTGCGCGGGGGCAAAGCGGCCATCACAGGGCAGCCAGCGGGCGCCGGCGGCCTCATCGGCGGCGCCGTCGATGCCGTTGCAGGCGGCGTGCAAAAGGTCTGGGTCGTCAACATGCCCGGTGGCGGCCTGGTCGGCGGCCTGCCCGACATCGGCGGCAAGGGCGGCGGCGCGGCGGGCAAGGCTGGCGCGGCAGCCCGCACCATGGGCGCGCGGCTGCGCTCGCTGGTGGCCGGTGTCGCCATGCAGGCGGGCCTGGCCTGGCAGAGCATCGTCTCAGGCGCCGGCGCGGCTGCGCGCGCCATCGCCCTGGTCGGGCGCGCCCTGCTGCTCAACCCAATCGGTCTCACGCTCACGGCCATTGCCGCGGCGGCTTATCTCATCTGGCGTCACTGGGACGCCATTGGCCCCAGGCTCGCTGCCGTGTGGCAGACGGTCAAAGACGCCTTCGCTGCTGCCTGGCAGTGGATCGGCACGCTGCCCGCGCGCATGCAGGAGGCCGGTCGCGCCCTCCTCGACGGGCTGATCGGCGGCATGCGCGAGCGCTGGCAGGCGCTCAAAGATGGCGTCTCTGGCATCGCCAGCGGCATCGCCGATGCGGTGCGCGGGGTGCTCGGCATCCGCTCGCCCAGCCGCGTCTTTGCCGAAATCGGCGGCCACCTGATGGACGGGCTTGAACAAGGCATCGTCCGGGCCGCCGGCCAGCCGCTGGCCGCCATGCACGGTGTGGCCAGCGCGCTGGCCGCGCCGATGGCCGTCGGTGCGGTGGTGGCGAGCGCCCAGGCCATGCCCGCGGTAGCAGCCCCCGCGCCGCAAGTGATTGCGCCGGCTGCGCTGGCGGTGCCCGCGCCGCAGCCAGCCGGTGGCAATAGCCCGGTCATGCCCGCCGCGCCGATCCAGATCACCGTCAACCTCAACGGCCCGGCCAGCCCCGAGGCCGCGCAGGACGTGGCCGCCGCCGTGCGCCGCGAAGTGCAGCGGGCGCTGGCGGAAGCCGCACGGCGCGATGCGCTCGGCCGCCGAGCCGCGCTGATCGATGGGGGGCTTGCCTGA
- a CDS encoding GpE family phage tail protein: MDGLELLALAYHWPPEVGRAMDVAEFAEWVRRAQAALKARGGL; the protein is encoded by the coding sequence ATGGACGGGCTGGAGCTGCTGGCGCTGGCCTATCATTGGCCGCCGGAGGTGGGGCGCGCGATGGATGTAGCGGAGTTCGCCGAGTGGGTGCGTCGGGCGCAGGCCGCACTCAAGGCGCGCGGCGGCCTGTGA
- a CDS encoding phage tail assembly protein, whose product MTTMTLREPVEINGAQVGVLRLRRPKVRDLEAIDKIPGETAKTVMLIANLAEWTPEQVRELDAADFAAASKVVAEMLGNG is encoded by the coding sequence ATGACCACCATGACCTTGCGCGAACCCGTGGAAATTAACGGCGCCCAAGTTGGCGTGCTTCGTCTTCGCCGCCCAAAGGTGCGCGATCTGGAGGCTATCGACAAAATCCCCGGCGAGACGGCCAAGACGGTGATGCTGATCGCCAACCTGGCCGAGTGGACGCCCGAACAGGTGCGCGAGCTCGATGCCGCCGACTTCGCCGCCGCGTCGAAGGTCGTGGCGGAGATGCTGGGAAACGGCTGA
- a CDS encoding phage major tail tube protein — MAIQHVLSNLNAFVAGKGYLGRVAEFSPPKLAPVVREYKAGGMGAEVAIPMGAVEKLEASFTLTGYDPDLLAQFSVVPGRLVQLRFTGALADYDGTTQPIEITLRAVLAFEPDAWKPAEASDLKVTAMCHYYKLDVAGRTVHEVDPVNMVAVINGSDQLADMRAALGV, encoded by the coding sequence ATGGCCATCCAACACGTTCTTTCCAACCTCAACGCCTTTGTGGCGGGCAAGGGCTATCTGGGCCGCGTGGCCGAGTTCAGCCCGCCCAAGCTCGCGCCCGTGGTGCGCGAGTACAAGGCCGGAGGCATGGGGGCAGAGGTCGCCATCCCCATGGGCGCGGTCGAGAAGCTGGAGGCGAGCTTCACGCTGACCGGCTACGACCCGGACCTGCTGGCCCAGTTTTCGGTGGTGCCGGGGCGGCTGGTGCAGCTGCGCTTCACCGGCGCGCTCGCCGACTACGACGGCACCACGCAGCCCATCGAAATCACCCTGCGCGCGGTGCTGGCCTTCGAGCCGGACGCCTGGAAGCCCGCCGAGGCGTCCGACCTCAAGGTGACCGCCATGTGCCACTACTACAAGCTCGACGTGGCGGGCCGAACGGTGCACGAGGTTGACCCGGTGAACATGGTGGCCGTCATCAACGGATCCGACCAGCTCGCCGACATGCGCGCGGCGCTGGGGGTGTGA
- a CDS encoding phage tail sheath subtilisin-like domain-containing protein — translation MAEAFHHGVEVVEIDDGIRPIQTVRSSIIGIVGTAPAANDTAAPLDTPILLTTPRSAAVLGATGTLPAAIATIHAQGYAPIIVAIRVQDVADDPDTPANERLAAVIGGTDAATGARTGIAALETARGTVGVVPRILLAPGFSQHKLVADALIAQAIKLRAVALIDGPNTTTQAALAYRNDFGSARAYLIDPWGVADGQVVPVSPHVAGLIAKIDNERGFWWSPSNNPLLGIERAARPIDFGLGRVDSEANLLNEPGVATLIHEQGLRLWGNRTCSSDPKWAFLSVRRTADMIHESLLQAHLWAVDRVIGKAYVRDVEESVNAYLRHLKSVGAILGGRCWLDEELNTPANIAAGKVYFDFDFTPPAPAERVTFRSHLVADYAAEIFSN, via the coding sequence ATGGCAGAAGCCTTCCACCACGGCGTCGAGGTCGTCGAGATCGACGACGGCATCCGCCCCATCCAGACCGTACGCTCCAGCATCATCGGCATCGTCGGCACGGCGCCGGCGGCCAACGACACCGCGGCGCCGCTCGATACCCCGATCCTGCTCACCACCCCGCGCAGCGCGGCGGTGCTGGGTGCCACCGGCACGCTGCCGGCGGCCATCGCTACCATCCATGCGCAGGGCTACGCGCCCATCATCGTGGCCATCCGCGTGCAGGACGTGGCCGACGACCCCGACACCCCGGCCAACGAGCGGCTGGCCGCCGTCATCGGCGGCACTGACGCCGCCACCGGTGCTCGCACCGGCATCGCCGCGCTGGAGACCGCGCGCGGCACGGTGGGCGTGGTGCCGCGCATCCTGCTGGCGCCGGGCTTCAGCCAGCACAAGCTGGTGGCCGACGCGCTGATCGCGCAGGCCATCAAGCTGCGCGCGGTGGCGCTCATCGATGGGCCGAACACGACGACCCAGGCGGCGCTCGCCTACCGCAACGATTTCGGCTCCGCCCGCGCCTACCTGATCGACCCCTGGGGCGTGGCCGACGGCCAGGTGGTGCCCGTGTCGCCGCACGTCGCCGGGCTGATCGCCAAGATCGACAACGAGCGCGGCTTCTGGTGGTCGCCAAGCAACAACCCCTTGCTCGGCATCGAGCGCGCCGCGCGGCCCATCGACTTCGGGCTGGGGCGCGTGGACTCGGAGGCCAATCTCCTCAACGAGCCTGGGGTGGCCACGCTCATCCACGAGCAGGGCCTGCGCCTGTGGGGCAACCGCACCTGCTCGAGCGACCCCAAGTGGGCCTTCCTGAGTGTGCGCCGTACTGCCGACATGATCCACGAGAGCCTGCTGCAAGCGCACCTGTGGGCGGTGGATCGCGTCATCGGCAAGGCTTATGTGCGCGACGTGGAGGAGTCGGTCAACGCCTACCTGCGCCACCTCAAGAGCGTGGGCGCCATCCTGGGCGGGCGCTGCTGGCTCGACGAGGAGCTCAACACCCCGGCCAACATCGCCGCCGGCAAGGTGTATTTCGACTTCGACTTCACGCCGCCGGCGCCGGCCGAGCGCGTCACCTTCCGCTCGCATCTGGTGGCCGACTACGCCGCCGAGATCTTCAGTAACTGA
- a CDS encoding phage tail protein, whose product MTERASLLPANATPLEIAASRTIGPWTPGAQTIATLADPARIPARLLPHLAAGEDLPPVWPADEAGRRALIAASPRLHALIGTPTGLRELARLAGAHIARLEMPPAKTFLGFWDTASRRQWLAAHPEMRLYTMRERSPAEGLMLGRAYIGHRAEPPCRTAAMARSAIRAEIVWPDGRVEPLTSHTWTTLETSASGTLDLARRAQAVGVVCGQPLAGVTSRADASARYWRIARVTYRERQHLLTLRQMAPSLAPLAPDTEIVAERARRAGVLAFGATLSGAYTARSDAGARLYHRIRLHDPAVPARPKHGPTYLGFTRLTSPPFVAIAHVRMPARRLPLAIASTAMRACLSAGDARARIAPVLDAMDWARATHDQVLVRTRLHGTARASRIHKAGRVLAGQVIYRS is encoded by the coding sequence GTGACTGAGCGCGCGAGTCTGTTGCCGGCCAACGCCACGCCGCTGGAGATTGCGGCGAGCCGGACCATCGGCCCGTGGACGCCGGGGGCGCAGACCATCGCCACCCTGGCCGATCCGGCGCGCATCCCGGCGCGCCTGTTGCCGCATCTGGCCGCGGGCGAGGACCTGCCGCCGGTGTGGCCTGCCGACGAGGCGGGCAGGCGCGCGCTCATCGCCGCCAGCCCCAGGCTGCACGCCTTGATCGGCACGCCCACGGGCTTGCGCGAGCTCGCCCGGCTGGCCGGCGCGCACATTGCCCGGCTGGAGATGCCGCCGGCCAAGACGTTTTTGGGTTTCTGGGATACCGCCAGCCGCCGCCAGTGGCTGGCCGCGCACCCCGAGATGCGCCTGTACACCATGCGCGAGCGCAGCCCTGCCGAGGGCTTGATGCTGGGGCGCGCTTATATCGGCCACCGCGCCGAGCCGCCCTGCCGCACGGCGGCGATGGCCCGCAGCGCCATCCGCGCCGAGATCGTCTGGCCCGATGGGCGCGTAGAGCCGCTCACCAGCCACACCTGGACCACGCTGGAGACATCGGCCAGCGGCACGCTCGACCTGGCGCGCCGGGCGCAGGCCGTGGGCGTGGTGTGCGGCCAGCCGCTCGCCGGTGTGACGAGCCGCGCGGACGCCTCGGCGCGCTACTGGCGCATCGCGCGCGTGACCTACCGCGAGCGGCAGCACCTGCTCACGCTCAGGCAGATGGCGCCGTCGCTCGCGCCGCTTGCCCCCGATACCGAGATCGTCGCCGAGCGCGCGCGGCGCGCTGGCGTGCTCGCATTCGGCGCGACGCTCTCCGGCGCGTATACCGCGCGCTCGGACGCTGGCGCGCGCCTGTACCACCGCATCCGGCTGCACGACCCGGCCGTGCCTGCGCGGCCCAAGCACGGGCCGACGTATCTCGGCTTTACGCGCCTGACCAGCCCGCCGTTCGTGGCTATCGCGCATGTGCGCATGCCCGCGCGGCGCCTGCCGCTGGCGATCGCCAGCACGGCTATGCGCGCTTGTCTGTCCGCGGGCGATGCCCGCGCGCGCATCGCGCCGGTGCTCGATGCCATGGACTGGGCGCGCGCCACTCACGACCAGGTGCTGGTGCGCACGCGGCTGCACGGCACCGCTCGGGCCTCGCGCATCCACAAGGCCGGCCGCGTGCTGGCCGGGCAAGTCATCTACAGGAGCTGA